In the genome of Streptomyces racemochromogenes, one region contains:
- a CDS encoding YihY/virulence factor BrkB family protein, whose protein sequence is MKANGTADDRDGRPPSDTGSGEPAHGPPDRPSLLPGRSWKAVVRGTVREFTDDELADRAAALTYYGVLALFPGLLVLVSLLGVAGDVATRQVLDELRALTPGAARDVITDAVERLRDHAGAGSFLAVVGLVVAVWSASGYVGAFIRASNAVYDMPEGRPVWRVLPLRLGLTVTLMGLAVASALIVVFTGGLARRAGAALGMGDTALAVWSTLKWPVLLVLVTAMIALLYWAAPNARGRGFRWVSPGSVLALVIWMTASGGFAFYVAHFGSYNRTYGTLAGVVIFLAWLWITNLAVLLGLEFDAELSRQRAVAGGRPADEEPYVEPRDTRAWTDEDRRRLE, encoded by the coding sequence ATGAAGGCCAACGGGACAGCTGACGACAGGGACGGCCGCCCGCCGTCGGACACGGGATCCGGGGAACCGGCGCACGGGCCGCCCGACCGGCCGTCGCTGCTCCCCGGCCGGTCCTGGAAGGCGGTGGTGCGCGGCACGGTGAGGGAGTTCACGGACGACGAGCTGGCGGACCGGGCGGCGGCCCTGACCTACTACGGGGTGCTGGCGCTGTTCCCCGGCCTGCTGGTGCTGGTGTCGCTCCTGGGCGTCGCGGGCGACGTGGCGACCCGGCAGGTGCTGGACGAGCTGCGGGCGCTCACCCCCGGCGCGGCACGGGACGTGATCACCGACGCGGTCGAGCGGTTGCGGGACCACGCCGGTGCCGGCTCCTTCCTGGCGGTCGTGGGGCTGGTGGTGGCGGTCTGGTCGGCCTCCGGCTACGTCGGCGCGTTCATCCGCGCCTCGAACGCCGTCTACGACATGCCCGAGGGGCGGCCCGTGTGGCGGGTGCTGCCCCTGCGGCTCGGTCTGACCGTGACGCTCATGGGGCTGGCCGTCGCCAGTGCGCTGATCGTGGTGTTCACCGGTGGCCTGGCCCGGCGTGCGGGCGCGGCGCTGGGGATGGGCGACACCGCGCTGGCGGTGTGGTCGACCCTGAAGTGGCCGGTCCTGCTGGTGCTGGTCACCGCCATGATCGCGCTGCTGTACTGGGCCGCCCCGAACGCCAGGGGCCGCGGCTTCCGGTGGGTCAGCCCGGGCAGTGTCCTGGCGCTGGTGATCTGGATGACCGCCTCGGGCGGCTTCGCGTTCTACGTGGCGCACTTCGGCTCGTACAACAGGACGTACGGCACTCTGGCGGGCGTCGTCATCTTCCTGGCGTGGTTGTGGATCACCAACCTCGCCGTGCTCCTGGGCCTGGAGTTCGACGCCGAACTGTCCCGCCAGCGCGCGGTGGCGGGCGGGCGTCCGGCGGACGAGGAGCCGTACGTCGAGCCCCGGGACACGCGGGCCTGGACCGACGAGGACCGCCGCCGGCTGGAATGA